The following DNA comes from Candidatus Dependentiae bacterium.
CCAATGTGCCCTTTTTATAATTATCTAAAAATGCACTTAAGAAATATCTCTTGTTCTTAACATTTTCAAGTAGCTCTTTAACCATCTGAACTGCTTCTGGATCCTTAGCTTTATACTTGGCTTTAAATGCAGCTATTTTATCGATAATTTCTTGGCCAAAAATAAGATCTCCTTTACCAAACGTCATATTTTCACGTTCAAACATTTTTGAAATAAAATCAAAGTCAAATGGAATACCCTGTCTCCACGAGAGATACCCTACCCTATCAACCATATTAATTGGCACAAATATTTGAAATATATCACCAGTGTCGGTAACTATGTCAACCGCCAAATTCATCAATTCTGATAAAAACTTTTCTGAATAACCAAAAGATTGTAGCGATGCTCGCAACCACTCAGGATTAGCCGATACCCAAGGTTGTGGATTATTAAAATAGTTATATGTTGACTCCCCAGAAAAACCAATGTTACCAAAAAAAGCAATATTTGTTGACACCAGAATTGTTCTCAAGCGTATTTCATTATCATCAATAATACCCTCTTTTTTAATCTCGTCATACAGGAACTCTTGAACATCTCGATATTTTTTATATATAGGATCATCATACGTATATCGAATAAATTGAAACGCTTTTTCTTGTAATGCCCCGATTTTTCCCACCACGGCCTTGTACATTTTTCTTGTTATATCTTGAAAAAGTCGCATATACGGAACCGCAGTATAGAATACTACATACCCTTGCTTTGCAAGTTCAATTTCTCGTGTTAGCGCAGCATTAATTACATGATTATTACGACTAAGACCATGCTCTTCTCTTAATTTTTTTTGAATATACCAATTATTTAAATGAGTATGAGATTGACTCGATCCTTTAAGCTTTTGAGCATCTTGTATAATATTTTCAGCTGCTACCTTATCTTCTGTCGTATTTGGTACAATAAAAGGATCTTGCGAAGGCACACAAACACCAAAAGCTATTGCTATAAGCCCTATAACTAAAAAAAATTTTCTCACTATATTCATAAATATCCTCACCCGTATTGCTTAATTTATTTGATAATTCACCCCTTAATTTGCAGAATAACACTCGCCCAACACTAATTCAATTATAAATATTTTATACACGGGATATCAATAGTTTAATCTTAATTGTTAATTTTTTAAAATCCTGTATTCCACAACATCACATAACTCAACTGATAGAAAGAGTGTCCTATGCAGAAAGAGCAAGAATAACTTGCAATGCCCCATAATCGGTATAATGTAATCAGCACCTTTCTAATCGTTCAAAAAAAACGTAATCTCATACAAAAATAAGATTTTCTTGTTACACTGATAAAATACAATAATACTACTCAAACTGTAGAGGCATTGAAAAAAAGCATTTATTTACATAAGGATGATTAAATGGCACACGCATGTCGCCTGATTAATAAGCGCTCATTCTGGTTATTATTTACCGCAATCAGCTTCGTCTGTATTGGTTATTCAATTCGCTACTTTCCTCGCGCTTTTCCACTAGTAACTATTGATCTAAAAATGAATCGCTCAGGAGCATTAACAGAAAGCGCCACTTTAACAAAAAAATATCACTTAGGCCCTGATCAAAGCCAACAAACAACATCCTTCCAGACAGATTATCTTGTCAAAACATTTGTAGAACTTGAAGCGGGCGGTAAAAAAGCGTTTGTCGATATGATGGAGCAAAAACTATACATACCGTATACTTGGCAAACACGCCACTTTAAAGAATTCGAACCACATGAAGTCACAACACATTTTACACCAGAAGGTAAACCATATGGATTTTATGAAACACTTTCAGAAAATGCTCCAGGAGCAAATATCACTAAAGAAAAAGCACAAAAAATAGCAGAACAATACGCAACACAAGATTGGATCATTGATTTAAAAAAGTATAAACTTGTTGAAGCATCAAAAGAAATGCGTCCAAGTGGAAGAGGCGATCACACTTTTGTATATCAACGTCACGACATACAAATTGGTGATGGATTTTATCGTTTGCGCTTACGTGTAAGCGGCGACAAGTTCACCGAACTTAGTCACTTTGTGCATGTACCGGAAGCATTCTTATTGCGTTATCAACAAATGCGTTCTGCAAATATTAGTATTTCCTCTGCTGCAAGTATGGCGGTAACAATTCTATATACTATTCTTGGCTGTATCATTGGACTATTTTTCTTATTGCGAAGTGGATGGGCTATATGGCAACTTCCACTTTTTTGGGGTGCTCTTATTGCTTTCTTACAATTCTTGGTTGCTCTCAACCAACTACCCCTTGCATGGATGATATATGATACCGCTCTTCCAATGCATACATTTTTGCTGCAGTATATTGTAAATAATTTACACTCACTAATATATTCAGCATTCTCATATACCATTGCTTTTATGGCAGCAGAAAGTCTAACACGGAAAGCGTTTGGTCATCATCCTCAGTTTTGGCGTGTGTGGGAAAAAAACATTGCAAACTCATTTGAGATTTTTGGCAGAACAGTCACTGGTTATTTACTTGTGCCAATTATGATGGCCTATATCGTTACTCTATATGCATTTACTCAACAATATTTGGGATGGTGGACACCATCATCTCAACTGCTTGACCCAAATATTTTATCAAACTATTTTCCGTGGTTCAGCTCCATTGCAATCTCGCTAAAAGCTGGTTTTTGGGAAGAATGTTTGTTTCGAGCAGTTCCACTTGCCAGCGCAGCACTACTTGGTAAACGATTTGGCAAAAAAAAGTGGTGGGTTATTTTTTCTTTTATATTACAAGCAATTATCTTTGGCGCCGCACACGCAAATTATCCTGCACAACCAGCATATGCACGATTAGTAGAGCTCATCTTACCATCATTTATATTCGGTGGTATTTATTTGGCCTTTGGCCTGTTACCATCTGTGATTATGCACGTCATATATGATATTGTATGGTTTTCACTTCCACTGTTTATTTCTACTGCATCAAGTGCACGTGCCAATCAGCTATTAATTATTATTCTTTCTCTTATTCCAATTTTTATAATTGCTTATTATTGGATACGTAATAAAAATTGGAGCACACTTACTGATGCCGTGTACAATAGTTCATGGCAACCAATCATCGAATCACAAAAGCCTCACACTTACATAGAACAAAAACACATTCAATTTTCCAAAAAAATAGTATATGTATTGTTTGTTTTTGGAGGTCTTGGGTGTGCTAGCTATATTAGATTTACACAGTTTAAGCAACACGCACCAGCACTCACCATTACAAAACAAAATACACAAAACCTTGCTGAAACCACTGTCAAAAATCAGTACACAACAGACCTTAATACGTCATGGTCTGCACTCAACAGTGTACAATCGCATTTCAAGCACAGTACCTCACAAACACAACACCGATTTATATGGCAAGAAGGAAAAGAAAAAGTATATAATAATTTCTTGAATACACATCTTATGCCACCCCACTGGATGACTCGTTTTGTAAAATTTACCGGCCCAATTATTGAACGAGCAGAAGAATATCAAACATTTATTGGACACGATGGTAACATCATCAGAACAAGGCATCAATTACCTGAAACGCGATCTGGAGCGCACCTTGAAGAAGAACAAGCTCGTACTATTGTACATAATGAGCTCAAAAATTACTTTAATTTAGATCACATGCAACTAAAAGAAATTTCCGCTATAGCTACAAAACATCCCATGCGTAAAGACTGGATATTCGAGTTCTCTGATGAGAAAAATTATCCACTTAAAACCGGACAAGCGCGTATCGCCATTTCTGTTGCAGGAGATACTGTAAATGACGCATACCGCTATATTCATATACCAGAAGAATGGGAACGTGAAGAACGGAAAAAAAATACGTTCCGTCAAGTTATCAGTAATCTATGTAACCTATTAATTTATGCATTATTCTTACTTGGCTTTAGTATCTCGTTGTTTCGCTGGAGTACCGGCAATTTTTCTTCCTATTATTTCTTAATTGGTTTTTTGGGTATTTTTACATTATTTATCGGCAGCTTATTCAATAGTTGGCCACAAATTATTACCACATTTAATACAAGCGAACCATTTTATAATCAAGTATTTCGCACCTTTGGGTTTGGCGCAATTTATGCGTTAATTCGTAGTGCGATTGTTGCGCTCGTTGTCGCCCTTACCCTTGGCATTAAACATCGCTATACCCTGTACAATAAAATTAGTTCATTGTTCACTGGTTTATGTTTAGGTACATTCATTGCTGGCCTACAAGCGACACTTTCATACTTTGGACCATCACTCGAACCGCTATGGGCGGATTACACCGCACTTGGAAACTATTTTCCTATTATTGCACCAACAATTACCGCACTGACAAAATTAACATTTGCTTCATCGTTATTTTTATTGTTATGCACAGCAATTGATCAATGGACATCAGGATTTACAAGAAACCGATTTATCGGCGCTTTTGTATTGATTATCTTCACACTAATTGTTACTGGATTGCAAATGCCAACAGATTATACCTTCTGGGTTATTTCTGGCATAATTCTTGGCACCGTTATTACAATACTTTATGCATTTATTATTCACTTTGACCACACAGTAATACCACTCATTGTTGGTATCACTACTATTGCAGGATTAGCACAACAAGCAGTATTTAATGCATATCCAATGGCACTTGTTGCGCATTTGTTTGCAAGCATTTTTGTACTGAGTATTTCTGTGTTGTGGTGGAAGCAATTGAATAAGTAATGATTATTGTTATACCCGTTAAAATCTTTTTTTCTTAGCTGCAATGGTTAGCACACCGCTTTTTCCATTTACATTAAAACCATGTTTCCGACATATATTATGTAACTCATCTCTTCTGCTACATGTCATAATACCATTTGCACTAAGTCTTGTGTAATACCATGGATGTTTTTTACCAAGATATTTATTTAATCTCCAGTAAACACCCGCAATCTTTTCTGGATCACCATATGGCAATCCATCATAATATTTGTCATTAGTTGTTTTATATGGAAATGGAGAATAGAAACTATACTTGTTTCTCATCTTTGGTGTATACAATGGCAACACATATTTCACAAAATCTTTTGGAG
Coding sequences within:
- a CDS encoding CPBP family intramembrane metalloprotease is translated as MAHACRLINKRSFWLLFTAISFVCIGYSIRYFPRAFPLVTIDLKMNRSGALTESATLTKKYHLGPDQSQQTTSFQTDYLVKTFVELEAGGKKAFVDMMEQKLYIPYTWQTRHFKEFEPHEVTTHFTPEGKPYGFYETLSENAPGANITKEKAQKIAEQYATQDWIIDLKKYKLVEASKEMRPSGRGDHTFVYQRHDIQIGDGFYRLRLRVSGDKFTELSHFVHVPEAFLLRYQQMRSANISISSAASMAVTILYTILGCIIGLFFLLRSGWAIWQLPLFWGALIAFLQFLVALNQLPLAWMIYDTALPMHTFLLQYIVNNLHSLIYSAFSYTIAFMAAESLTRKAFGHHPQFWRVWEKNIANSFEIFGRTVTGYLLVPIMMAYIVTLYAFTQQYLGWWTPSSQLLDPNILSNYFPWFSSIAISLKAGFWEECLFRAVPLASAALLGKRFGKKKWWVIFSFILQAIIFGAAHANYPAQPAYARLVELILPSFIFGGIYLAFGLLPSVIMHVIYDIVWFSLPLFISTASSARANQLLIIILSLIPIFIIAYYWIRNKNWSTLTDAVYNSSWQPIIESQKPHTYIEQKHIQFSKKIVYVLFVFGGLGCASYIRFTQFKQHAPALTITKQNTQNLAETTVKNQYTTDLNTSWSALNSVQSHFKHSTSQTQHRFIWQEGKEKVYNNFLNTHLMPPHWMTRFVKFTGPIIERAEEYQTFIGHDGNIIRTRHQLPETRSGAHLEEEQARTIVHNELKNYFNLDHMQLKEISAIATKHPMRKDWIFEFSDEKNYPLKTGQARIAISVAGDTVNDAYRYIHIPEEWEREERKKNTFRQVISNLCNLLIYALFLLGFSISLFRWSTGNFSSYYFLIGFLGIFTLFIGSLFNSWPQIITTFNTSEPFYNQVFRTFGFGAIYALIRSAIVALVVALTLGIKHRYTLYNKISSLFTGLCLGTFIAGLQATLSYFGPSLEPLWADYTALGNYFPIIAPTITALTKLTFASSLFLLLCTAIDQWTSGFTRNRFIGAFVLIIFTLIVTGLQMPTDYTFWVISGIILGTVITILYAFIIHFDHTVIPLIVGITTIAGLAQQAVFNAYPMALVAHLFASIFVLSISVLWWKQLNK